The sequence TGGTTGGAAACTGCGCAATCACCGATTTATTCTCAAACACGCGGCTTAGTTTTAGAAAAGAATTTATTTAAGCTTTATAAACTAAGAACACTTAAAAACTCAAATTCACAACAACTTAACTCAATAGATATTTTTCTAAAAGATGATCTGGAAAAATATGTTTCAAGTTTTGGAAAGTGGCTAAGAAAGACCGGATTAGATGAACTTCCACAGCTTATAAACGTACTTAAAGGGGAAATGAGTATAGTTGGTCCCCGACCTTTTTCTGTTAGCGATTTAGAAAAAATGAAGATAGAGCAACCTTCATATTATGCCCTGCGCAGTAAATTAATATCTAGACCTGGAATTACAGGTTTATGGCAAATAAGCGGTGATAGAACTAAGGGAATTGAAAATCTTATAAACCTTGAAAAGTATTATGATGTAAACAAGAATTTTTTGCTTGATATTAAAATATTGTGGATTACAGTACCGATAGTTTTTTTTGCTTCTAACAGTGATGCAATTTTGAACTCGAAAAGAATTTTAGGAAAGGATTTTCAAAAGATTTTGTGATTATTAATCCGATAGTTAAAACATTCAGAGGTTAAGATGGAATTAAAATCGTATGTTCCAACTTACTTAGCCCAGGCAATATTAGTTACTATTTTTTGTTGTCTTCCGCTTGGAATTCCCGCAATAATATTT is a genomic window of Ignavibacteriales bacterium containing:
- a CDS encoding sugar transferase encodes the protein MMSNKKEIVFYNVIKRIFDLIFALVLLFYSFPFLLLFACILWLETAQSPIYSQTRGLVLEKNLFKLYKLRTLKNSNSQQLNSIDIFLKDDLEKYVSSFGKWLRKTGLDELPQLINVLKGEMSIVGPRPFSVSDLEKMKIEQPSYYALRSKLISRPGITGLWQISGDRTKGIENLINLEKYYDVNKNFLLDIKILWITVPIVFFASNSDAILNSKRILGKDFQKIL